The Callospermophilus lateralis isolate mCalLat2 unplaced genomic scaffold, mCalLat2.hap1 Scaffold_130, whole genome shotgun sequence DNA window GAGAGGGAGGTGGAGGTTAGCCTCATAGTAGGTTATATTAACtcctgagggaggagggcagagaaGACTTCAGTTTGCAGGATCGCACAAGACCCGAAGCCCCATCTCCCCCAATTCTCCATCAGATCAAATAGTGGACTTTAACCCTTTCCATCTTTCACTCCTTTGCCCCCAATCCCCATCTACTCACGCTGCTGTTGTGGCCGAACCAATGGAACATGGCTTGGTTGTGTGCAGAGTCTCCTGTCAGCGCAAACGTGGTGCTGGTCAGTTTCAGCTCCTCCATTCGGAAGCGGGTGGCTTTGTCCAGGTCCCGCTCCTGAGTCCCAAGCTCTGCCTGTCCTCCATCCCTCAGTACTCCCCTGGGGCTCCTACTGGAGCCCTCTACCCTTTCTGCCTTCTCCTGAACTGCTCCACTTCGTCTCCTTCGGCTGGAGCATGCGGCAACCGACACCGACGCCCCGGTGCCCCGGCCCGCTCCAGGGATAGCGCCTGGTCCCCGGGGGCCACTGCAAACAGTGGGCGCACAAGAAGCGGCAGGGGCGTGACAGGAGCCCTGCCTGACGGTCCTTGGTGGAAAAAGTCCCCTGGGTTCGTGGTCCAGCGTCCGGCTGAGTTGGGGTGCGGTGAGGGGCAGCAAGAACCGCTGCTGCAGGCCTCCGGGGTGCAGAGGACTAAAAGCCCCACTGTGGTGAGAAGCGCGCGGAGCTGCCACGGGCGCCAACTTTTCCCATCGCGGGAGCCAAGAGGAGCGGAGAAGGGGTCCCGGACCAAAGGGCGTGGGGCTCTCCGCTGGCGGCGGTGGGGGCAGGTGCTCAAGACCCCAACTCCATCCAAGTTGGGCCGCTGTGGGGCGGGTGGAGGAGGCGCCGGGCAGGTGGCGGCCGCTCGCCGGGGCTGGGCTTGTGCTGAGCGCACTGAAGTCACAGGCGGAGCGGGCGCTGGCGCGCTGGCGGGCAACGCGGGAGGAAGGGCTGGCGCTGCCAGGGCTCTGGGCTCCGCGTCCCGCCGCCTAGCTGCGCTGAGCACCCGGGCTGCGGGCACTAGATGCACCGCCGCGACCCTCCCTGCGGCCTCACAGGCGCCGCCGCCTCCGCCTTTGCGCCCCCGCGGTCTGCGGTCTCGGGTTCCCTGTGAAGAGCTTGCGCACCCTTCCCGTGGGGGCGGCCAGCCCAAGGCTCCCAGGCTGTTGCTGTGtggagggtttatttatttatttatttttcctggttTACCGTTTCTATCAGTCTCTGCTGCTGTTtcccttttcctctttttctggTGTTCTCCAGTTTAGGAGGTAGATGGGTGGGCTCTTCCTCTTTGCTTTTCTTGTTCTCGGAGGGTTGGCATCTCAACCTTACTCTGAGCAGAGCCTGGGTCCCAGCAGCCTGGGGGAGATCCCGGAAAGGCAGCAGCAGAGAGTGATGTAATTAAATGATCTCGGGGACATACgttgttttgtgtgtgtctgtgtgtgtgtgtacagtgtgtgtgtgtgtgtgtgtgtgtgtgtgtgtttaggggaTTTTCCATCGATTATTACACTTAAGATTCCTTTCCTGATCTCCTAAATCACTCACTGTATTTGAACCCAGTCTTTCTGCCTGCAAACATATTTGAGAACACTTTCTTAAACCAAGGTTCCACTTGAAGTTTTGTAGGCATAAtaacattttggctttactaaggGACTGCAAACTCACTAAAGACAGGAATACCAATTGTGAACAACTCGGACAAAAAGACCTGTTCAGTTTGTTTGACATTTTATCCTCAATGCTTGGCACAGTGCCCTACATGATAGGAAACCATCAATTCAATAAATATGCATTGTGAGTCTATAATGTATTTGCATATGAAATAAATATAGGAAAGGGGGGCATGGTGCTATATTTCCCTCTGTCCTTTGGTGCCTAGCTCAGTGTCACCAACACAAGACTTGAGATCTCCATTAGCAAGTCTATTCTGGACACTATTAGTAGGTTGCTGTTGAGATCTCAGAGAAGTCACAATCTCTGAGTTTGCCCCCTTTAAAATAAACTGGTTGCATTAGATGACCTTTAAAATCCCTTCCACTCCTAAAATTCTGCAATTGTATTATTATAATATCAACCCAACTCAGCTCCCCTGCTACTGTTTAAAGTTTAGATGGTAAACTCACTGAAGATTTGAGTTCAGGATTTGCAGTGAGACCAACTTGGAAGTAATGCAGAGTGGTACCGACTCTTGGATTCATTAAACCCTTTCTAATGCTGCCCATGGGAAACTTCTAAGATATCAAGCTAATCCAGAGAGgtgattttaaaagattatttaagTCACTGTTCTTATGATCAATGCAAGGAAAGTGCAAATACAGAGAGGAAATCTTCTTTGCCATTATGTTAGAGTACAGAGCAGGACAGAAGAATATTCTTTTGTCATTAAAGGACCTCCATGGGCTATTCTTCCCAAAACACCTTTCACTGCACAAGTATGGATCCTCCAGAAACATTGTTTGGCAGAATGTTCTCCTCGAGCTAGAGGAGAACAGGGCCAGAAGACCTTTTTCCTCTCCAAATTGCAAGTGCTCTTTGTCAAAACCCAGGGTGCTCATTTTCCTCCCCTCAAGAAAGTTTTCAGAGCTTTACAGGATCATTTGCTTAATGTCTTCTTTCTATGCCCCGGTACCTTCCTTTCTAGTCTGGATAAGTGTGTGGGAATCCCTCCAAGAAAGGAAAAGCAGATTAAAGAATCAGAACCCAATAAATTCCCATCCAAATTCAGGACTGGAAAAagcaaaaaaatggaaaagaataaataagtggATTCATATTTTCTGGCCTTAGTTTTCTCTTCCCATACCAAAGTCTGTATTATTTTAagtattaaaacaaaaattcttCTGAAAAAAATTGGTACAAGTGGGGTGGATTTTTCCTTCCCAGAGCATAGAACTATCATCTTTCCAAATACGGCTATTAGAATAAGTTCTGTAATTCAAAGAATTTACAGTCCATTTGCTGggactttgtagacatttttaatgtc harbors:
- the LOC143640177 gene encoding LOW QUALITY PROTEIN: VPS10 domain-containing receptor SorCS1-like (The sequence of the model RefSeq protein was modified relative to this genomic sequence to represent the inferred CDS: inserted 2 bases in 2 codons), which produces MASEGGGGNFRQLEQHVQSYKLKNSRHIGGKAAGTQALLRVRLRCQPSENKKSKEEEPTHLPPKLENTRKRGKGKQQQRLIETGTRDRRPRGRKGGGGGACEAAGRVAAVHLVPAARVLSAARRRDAEPRALAAPALPPALPASAPAPAPPVTSVRSAQAQPRGEPHALWSGTPSPLLLAPAMGKVGARGSSXALLTTVGLLVLCTPEACSSGSCCPSPHPNSAGRWTTNPGDFFHQGPSGRAPVTPLPLLVRPLFAVAPGDQALSLERXRGTGASVSVAACSSRRRRSGAVQEKAERVEGSSRSPRGVLRDGGQAELGTQERDLDKATRFRMEELKLTSTTFALTGDSAHNQAMFHWFGHNSSVILILTKLYDYNLGSITESSLWRESLHCLLPYCSLHLHLKVSENPYTSGIIASRDTAPSIIVASGNIGSELSDSDISMFVSSDAGNTWRQIFEEEHRVLYLDQGGVLVAMKHTSLPIRHLWLSFDEGRSWSKYSFTSIPLFVDGVLGEPGEETLIMIVFGHFSHRSERQLVKVDYKSIFDRWCSGEDYRPWQLHSQGEACIMGAKRIYKKRKSEWKCMQGKYAGAMESEPCVCTEADFDW